In one Sulfitobacter sp. LCG007 genomic region, the following are encoded:
- the serA gene encoding phosphoglycerate dehydrogenase, which yields MAPKVLISDELSDAAVQIFRDRGIEVDFMPELGKDKEKLAEIIGDYDGLAIRSATKVTEKILESAPNLKVIGRAGIGTDNIDKNAASRRGVIVMNTPFGNMITTAEHAIALMFSVARQIPEASASTHAGKWEKSRFMGVELTGKTLGVIGAGNIGGIVCERARGLHMKVIAYDPFLGQEKAEKMRVEKVELDDLLARADFITLHVPLTDQTRNILSREALAKTKKGVRIINCARGGLVDEEALADALKSGHVAGAGFDVFSVEPAKENPLFNLPNVVCTPHLGAATSEAQENVALQVAEQMSDYLLTGAVQNALNMPSVTAEEAKVMGPWVKLAGHLGSFIGQMTDEPIKAINILYDGTVAEMNLEALNCSVIAGIMKKVNPDVNMVSAPLIAEERGIQISTTNQHKSGVFEGYVKVTVVTAKRERSIAGTVFSDGKPRFIQIKGINIDAEVGAHMLYTTNEDVPGIIGCLGQTMGENGVNIANFTLGRSAVKGEAIALLYVDEQVPAPVIRKLEATGLFQQVKPLVFDVA from the coding sequence ATGGCTCCCAAGGTACTCATTTCCGACGAACTGTCGGACGCTGCCGTCCAGATCTTCCGTGACCGTGGCATCGAAGTCGATTTCATGCCCGAACTCGGCAAGGACAAGGAAAAGCTTGCCGAGATCATCGGCGATTACGACGGTCTCGCCATCCGCTCGGCCACCAAGGTCACCGAGAAGATCCTCGAGAGCGCTCCGAACCTCAAGGTGATCGGACGCGCGGGAATCGGCACCGACAACATCGACAAGAACGCCGCCTCCCGCAGGGGCGTGATCGTGATGAACACGCCCTTCGGCAACATGATCACCACTGCGGAACATGCCATCGCGCTCATGTTCTCGGTTGCCCGCCAGATTCCGGAGGCCTCGGCCTCGACCCATGCCGGCAAATGGGAAAAGTCCAGGTTCATGGGCGTCGAGCTGACCGGCAAGACGCTTGGGGTCATCGGCGCCGGGAACATCGGCGGGATCGTCTGCGAACGCGCGCGCGGGCTGCACATGAAGGTGATCGCCTACGATCCCTTCCTCGGTCAGGAGAAGGCCGAGAAGATGCGCGTCGAGAAGGTCGAGCTCGACGATTTGCTTGCCCGTGCCGACTTCATCACCCTGCATGTCCCGCTGACCGACCAGACGCGCAACATCCTGTCGAGGGAGGCGCTGGCCAAGACCAAAAAGGGAGTGCGCATCATCAACTGCGCCCGGGGCGGGCTGGTCGACGAGGAGGCGCTGGCCGACGCGCTGAAGTCCGGCCATGTGGCAGGCGCCGGTTTCGACGTCTTCTCGGTCGAGCCCGCCAAGGAGAACCCGCTGTTCAACCTGCCGAATGTTGTCTGCACCCCGCATCTGGGGGCGGCCACCAGCGAGGCGCAGGAGAACGTCGCCCTGCAGGTGGCCGAACAGATGTCGGATTACCTGCTGACCGGCGCTGTCCAGAACGCCCTCAACATGCCGTCTGTCACCGCCGAAGAGGCCAAGGTGATGGGTCCCTGGGTCAAGCTTGCGGGGCATCTCGGCTCGTTCATCGGGCAGATGACCGACGAGCCGATCAAGGCGATCAACATCCTCTATGACGGCACCGTCGCCGAAATGAACCTAGAGGCGCTGAACTGTTCGGTGATCGCGGGCATCATGAAGAAGGTGAACCCGGACGTGAACATGGTCTCGGCGCCGCTCATCGCTGAAGAACGCGGCATCCAGATCTCGACCACCAACCAGCACAAGTCCGGCGTTTTCGAGGGCTATGTGAAGGTGACCGTGGTGACGGCGAAACGGGAGCGGTCCATCGCCGGAACGGTCTTTTCGGACGGCAAGCCGCGGTTCATCCAGATCAAGGGCATCAACATCGATGCCGAAGTGGGCGCGCACATGCTCTACACCACGAACGAGGATGTGCCCGGCATCATCGGATGCCTGGGACAGACGATGGGCGAGAACGGCGTGAACATCGCGAACTTCACGCTCGGACGCTCGGCCGTCAAGGGCGAGGCGATCGCCCTTCTTTATGTGGACGAGCAGGTGCCCGCCCCGGTGATACGCAAGCTCGAGGCCACGGGGCTCTTCCAGCAGGTCAAGCCGCTCGTCTTCGACGTGGCCTGA
- a CDS encoding dimethylsulfonioproprionate lyase family protein, giving the protein MRIGLIRAKNMPRSATMPTCFLSQALTNAMALVLADEPCPEAALTAQILRSGGPDALSVTFPAPAWEGMIRDALEASDHPASSILLAAADHIPWGINPVAKSSVEGVYVVSTLLGPDGPVFCPDLRMGLLYQRPGSYYPLHSHLADETYTVIAGEALWTAGTDTRIRRPGDMIHHPSLMPHAFRAGERGLLAVWRWSGDVGAESYKMLDDPACGNEAA; this is encoded by the coding sequence ATGCGGATTGGCCTCATCCGGGCGAAGAACATGCCCCGGAGCGCGACGATGCCGACCTGCTTTCTGTCACAGGCCCTCACCAATGCCATGGCCCTGGTGCTTGCCGACGAACCCTGCCCCGAGGCTGCGCTGACGGCACAAATCCTGCGCTCGGGCGGACCGGATGCGCTGAGCGTCACGTTTCCCGCACCGGCATGGGAAGGCATGATCCGGGACGCGCTCGAGGCTTCGGATCATCCCGCCAGCTCGATCCTGCTCGCCGCCGCGGATCACATTCCCTGGGGCATCAATCCCGTCGCGAAATCCAGCGTCGAGGGCGTCTATGTGGTTTCCACGCTTCTGGGCCCCGATGGTCCGGTGTTCTGCCCGGATCTTCGCATGGGGCTCCTTTACCAGCGCCCGGGCTCCTATTATCCGCTGCACAGCCACCTGGCCGACGAAACATACACGGTCATCGCCGGCGAGGCGCTCTGGACGGCGGGGACGGACACGCGGATCCGCCGGCCAGGCGACATGATCCATCACCCTTCGCTGATGCCCCATGCCTTCCGGGCCGGAGAGAGGGGCCTGCTCGCGGTCTGGCGCTGGAGCGGGGACGTGGGCGCCGAAAGCTACAAGATGCTCGACGATCCGGCCTGCGGGAACGAAGCCGCGTGA
- a CDS encoding metallophosphoesterase family protein gives MSEPIYAIGDIHGRLDELHRVLGLIEADGGPDAQVILLGDYIDRGPDSAGVIDFLASETASGRNWVTLMGNHDRYMRNFVGAKSVADPATREGLYWFNPALGGDKTMASYGIEAHEGSDLEEVHAAALAAVPRSHADFLAGLALKHVTDDHVFVHAGIRPGVALQDQIEDDLIWIRKGFLDDTRDHGRLVVHGHTALQWPARYVNRLNLDGGAGYFRNLHAAVLEGRDAWLLGDNGREPIPYA, from the coding sequence ATGAGCGAGCCAATCTATGCCATCGGCGACATCCACGGTCGCCTCGACGAATTGCACCGCGTTCTCGGGTTGATCGAGGCCGATGGCGGACCCGATGCGCAGGTCATCCTGCTGGGTGACTACATCGACCGGGGGCCAGACAGCGCCGGGGTGATCGATTTCCTTGCCAGCGAAACGGCGTCCGGTCGCAATTGGGTGACGCTGATGGGCAACCACGACCGGTACATGCGCAATTTCGTAGGCGCAAAGTCGGTTGCCGATCCCGCCACCCGGGAGGGCCTCTACTGGTTCAACCCGGCCCTGGGAGGCGACAAGACCATGGCCTCCTACGGGATCGAGGCGCATGAGGGTTCGGATCTGGAAGAGGTTCACGCCGCCGCGCTGGCAGCCGTACCCAGATCGCATGCCGATTTCCTTGCCGGCCTGGCGCTGAAACATGTGACCGACGATCACGTGTTCGTCCATGCGGGGATCCGGCCCGGTGTCGCGCTGCAGGATCAGATCGAGGACGATCTGATCTGGATCCGCAAGGGCTTTCTGGACGATACCCGCGATCATGGCCGTCTGGTGGTGCATGGTCATACCGCGCTGCAATGGCCAGCGCGCTACGTCAACCGGCTCAATCTCGACGGCGGGGCGGGATACTTCCGCAACCTGCACGCGGCCGTTCTGGAAGGGCGCGACGCCTGGTTGCTCGGGGACAACGGACGCGAGCCGATCCCCTACGCCTGA
- the tdh gene encoding L-threonine 3-dehydrogenase: MKSNEMKALSKLHPREGLWMTRAPVPEVGPDDVLIRINATGICGTDIHIWNWDEWAAKTVPVPMITGHEFAGEIVELGSNVTDLEIGQRCSGEGHLIGKTSRQSRAGKFHLDPATRGIGVNEQGAFAQYLRLPAFNVVPLPDDIPDEIGAILDPLGNAVHTALSFDLVGEDVLITGAGPIGIMAAAVARHVGARHVVITDINPERLALAEQVADVVTVDVGKQDLAETVARLKMKQGFDVGLEMSGNQRALDQMVEAMTMGGRIAMLGIPPGKSPVDWSRIVFKAITIKGVYGREIFETWYKMIAMLQNGLDVSKVITHRFPVDAFEEGFAAMRSGRSGKVVLDWRQA; encoded by the coding sequence ATGAAGAGCAACGAAATGAAGGCGCTGTCGAAGCTGCATCCGCGGGAAGGCCTGTGGATGACGCGCGCACCGGTCCCCGAGGTCGGACCCGACGACGTGCTGATCCGGATCAACGCGACCGGGATCTGCGGCACGGACATCCACATCTGGAACTGGGACGAATGGGCGGCGAAGACCGTGCCGGTGCCGATGATCACCGGCCACGAGTTCGCTGGAGAGATCGTCGAGCTTGGCAGCAATGTCACCGACCTCGAGATCGGGCAGCGCTGTTCCGGCGAGGGGCACCTGATCGGCAAGACCTCGCGCCAGAGCCGGGCGGGCAAGTTCCACCTCGACCCTGCGACGCGGGGCATCGGCGTGAACGAACAGGGCGCCTTCGCCCAATACCTCCGCCTGCCCGCCTTCAACGTGGTCCCGCTGCCCGACGACATCCCGGACGAGATCGGCGCGATCCTCGATCCGCTGGGCAATGCGGTCCACACGGCGCTCAGCTTCGATCTGGTCGGAGAGGACGTGCTGATCACCGGGGCCGGTCCCATCGGCATCATGGCCGCCGCCGTCGCCCGCCATGTCGGCGCGCGCCATGTGGTGATAACGGATATCAACCCCGAACGGCTCGCCCTGGCCGAACAGGTGGCCGACGTAGTCACGGTGGACGTCGGCAAGCAGGACCTTGCCGAAACGGTCGCGCGCCTGAAGATGAAGCAGGGGTTCGACGTGGGCCTCGAGATGTCGGGCAACCAGCGCGCGCTCGACCAGATGGTCGAGGCGATGACCATGGGCGGGCGGATCGCCATGCTCGGCATCCCGCCCGGAAAGTCGCCGGTGGACTGGAGCCGGATCGTCTTCAAGGCGATCACCATAAAGGGCGTCTACGGGCGCGAGATCTTCGAGACATGGTACAAGATGATCGCCATGCTCCAGAACGGGCTGGACGTGTCGAAGGTTATCACCCATCGCTTCCCCGTCGATGCCTTCGAGGAAGGCTTTGCCGCCATGCGGTCGGGCAGATCGGGAAAGGTCGTGCTGGACTGGCGTCAGGCGTAG